TTAAACAACATTTCAAAGACTCAGGTACTGTTGAAATTGAATCTTTCCATGATTGAAAAGACTCCTCTTCTGTAGGTCGTTTTTTAAGATTTACTGGAGGGTCAGAATAAATTGATCCTGTTGAAATTGTTCTAAAACTAGATTGATTTGATTTAATTTGTTTACCAACTGCGATAATTTTATGTTTATTATCCAAATAAAAAATATTACTATGTTTTCCCATTAACTCAAAAATTAAATACTTACTAATTTCATCTCCTGGCTTTTTTGCAAAACCAAATTTTATGACTCTTTCGAAATCATCTTGATTAATCGAAATTAAAGCCATATATTTTAATCCGTATCTTATTTGTTTAGAGAGTGTGCTTTCACTCCCAATCTTTTCCGGCTTGTTTATCTTTAGTATTCTGGGAGAGTCACCATTCCATGAAACCTCTAACCAAGTTTGAGAATCAACTCCTCTGAAACATAATTGAATAGTATTAGGCTCTGGTTGCTGGGCAGTTTCAAACTTTGTAGGTAAAATATTTGTTGATAAATAATGCAACACAGATCTAATCGATGTAATATCCATTATTTGAGGCACCCCTTTTTGCATTATTTCTTTTTTTAATTCTCAAGAATTTTATTTTACTGTAAAAAATTTAATATGAAAAATCTAAAAAAACTCTTTATACTTACTGGCCCTAGCGGTGTGGGAAAAGGAACTGTAGTTAAAGAAATATTAGGTAAAGATAAAAATATTTGGCTTTCAATATCTGCAACTACTAGAGAACCTAGAGAGGGAGAAAAGGAAGGAGAAAATTATTACTTTTTGAGTAAAAAAAAGTTTAAAGAAATGATTGAACAAAACCTTTTTCTCGAATGGGCTCAATTCGCTGGAAACTACTATGGAACTCCTTTATCCTCTGTAAATGAGAAAATCAAAAAAGGATTCACCGTATTTCTTGAAATTGAAGTCGAGGGTGCAAAGCAAATCAAAGAAAAGTTTCCTGAGTCTATTTCAATTTTTTTACTCCCTCCTGACAAAGCAGAGTTAGAGAGAAGGATAAGAAATAGAGGTACAGAAAAAGAAGAGTCAATTAAAAAAAGACTCTTAAGAGCTAATTATGAAATTTCAGAATCAAATGAATTTGATTTTGCATTTACAAATCATAATGTTGATGAAACTGCGAAAAAAATAATCAAGTTAATACAAACTTGATTATTTTATCTATGTATTTTCTCAGCTCATTGGATGGAATAACAAGTCTGGGAAAAACCTATTAAATTCAATAATTATTCCAGCCGTAAGGCTAAGCCAGATCGCCGCAACTACGGGTGCAGATCGAACAAATTTTGTGTTTAGAATTTTAAACATTTGATTTTATGAAAGTTTTTTTAAAGAAAATTAACGAGGACCGTTAAGTGTAATATTGTTATCTTTTTCTCTTAAATCACCATTCCTGCCTTGTTTATTAGCAAGTAGAGGCCATTGTGCACCTTTTACAAGACATTTTCTAGCCAAGTCTAGATCAATAATGATCTCAAGATCTGCAGGATTTTTGGTCTTTTTTGATTCAATCAAATACTCTCTTCCTGACCAGCCTATTATTCCTGCAATATAAATAAACAAAACTCCTGGTATAAGTAAATCGCCTTCATGACCTCTATTTAAAAGAGCTCCCCATGGCTCAAGTGGAGGTCCAATAATTAAATGTGGAAGACCGTCATCTCCGCATGATGCTTTCCCGTACCTTTCGAATCTTGCGATGTCTTTTTGTGTTGTTGCAGAACTTGCTCTCTCAATGAATTTAGGGTTTTCAGAGCATAACGTGAGGGCTGAAGCTGTAAATTCAGTGCTTGCTCTGTCTGCGTTTAATGCCGGTCCATTAGCCGCTAGAGCAATTGGAGTAATTCCTAGAAACAGAAAAACTGATGTAATGATTGAGAAAAAGAATTTCATAAGTTGCAATCTTTAATTCCTTATAATGTGTTTAGAAAGAAATTAATACTAAAATAGAACAAGTTGATTCAAATATGCATAAAGTTTTAGCTATTGAAACAAGTTGTGATGAGACATCTGTCTCAATAGTTTCTAATTTTGGCGATACTTTTGAAATACATTCAAACATCATTGCATCTCAAATTGAAGATCATTCAAAATGGGGGGGAGTTGTTCCTGAACTAGCAGCTAGAAAACACCTAGAGTTATTACCTTTTGTTTTAGAAAAGGCATTAAAAGAATCAAAAATTAAAATTGATGAAATTGACTATATTGCATCCACTGTAGCCCCCGGATTAGTTGGGTGTTTAAGAGTTGGTTCTATTACTGCGAGATCACTTTGCATGTTATATTCCAAGCCATTTTTGGGAATTCATCATTTGGAGGGGCATTTATCTTCTATTCTATTTTCAGAAAACTATCCAAAAAAATCTTTTCTTACATTACTCGTTAGTGGTGGACATACAGAATTGATAAAGGTTGATGAGAGAAGGATAATGCGAAGACTTGGAAAGAGTTTTGATGATGCTGCTGGAGAAGCCTTTGATAAGGTCGGGAGATTATTAGGTCTTAGTTATCCGGGAGGGCCAGCAATTGAAAAGATTGCTAAAAATGGGGACCCTTTGAAATTTAATTTACCAAAATGTAGGATTTCAGATAGAAAGGGTGGGTTTCTTAAATATGATTTTTCTTTTAGTGGTCTAAAAACTGCAGTATTAAGATTGGTTGAGAAAATAAATTTAGATGGAAATACCGTCCCAGTTCCTGATATAGCTGCAAGTTTTGAGAGAGTTGTGGCGGAGGTATTAGTAGAGAGAACAATAAGATGTGCTATTGATCATGGCTTGGATAATATTGTTGTGGTTGGTGGTGTGGCTGCAAATAATACATTAAGAAAAATGATGATTAATGAAGCAAGTAAAAAATCTATTAAAGTTCATCTAGCTCCTCTCAATCTTTGTACAGATAATGCAGCGATGATTGGAGCAGCAGCGTTGTTCAGAATTAAATTTAAGGATCATTTAAGTTCTCTTAAACTAGGTGTATCAGGAAGACTATCAATTGAACAAGCACACACCCTATATGGAGAAAATCCTCCTTTCTGACTCTAATGAATAAGCAACCTAAAATTGAGATTAAAGAAACAAAAAATTTAGTTGATAAAAAGGAACTGAATTTATGGAAAAGAGGTTTTACTCCGCAAGCAGAAATATGGAATGGAAGGATGGCAACTATCGGTATAGGTATTATATTTATTATTTTTGCTTTAATTAGTCAGTTTTCATAACAAAGGTTCCTTTGCCTTAACTGTTAGGCAGTCTAAAAAATTACAAAAATTTTGTTTAGTTAAGTTGATTAATTAAATTAAAAATTATTGTCTTTAATGGACTTGCTATGAGATTATTGATTTAATCAAATTAATCGATAGTTTTATTTTTAAAAAGATTATATGACGCCCGAAAGGCTTGGATTACTCTGGGGAATAACAGTATTTGCAGGTGCTTGTGCTCGATTATTTTCTTCTATTACAGGATTTCCAAGTGTCGTTATTCTATTGCTTTCTGGATTATTTATTGGAAGATCAGGTTTAGGACTGGTTGAGCCTTTAGATCTTGGGCAAGGGCTTGAAACTATTGTCGGACTTTTAGTCTGTTTAGTTCTATTCGAAGGAGGACTAAATTTAAAACTGCCTGAGGGGAATATAAGAAATACTGTTTTGAAAATTTCATTGATAAGGCTATTTATTTCATTATCAGCTGGAATTTTTATTTCTCATTGGTTGGCTGGTCTTTCATGGCAAGTTGCAGGAATTTATAGTGCCATAGTTCTAGCTACTGGACCAACTGTTGTCTCTCCTTTGGTTGAACAAATAAAATTAGCTTCCCCTCTTTCGGAAGTTTTGAAAGCTGAAGGTTTATTACTCGAACCAATTGGTGCAGTACTAGCATTATTACTTTTAGAACTAACTTTAGGAGACCTACGTGGGATTAACGAAGTATTTATTGCATTGATGCAAAGATTAGGAGGAGGAGTTTTAATTGGATTAAGTGCAGGATGGTTACTATCAGAAATCTTAAAAAAAATAAAAAATGAAGCCTCATTTGGTGTAGAGCTTCAAGTCACTCTAGGATTTATTTTTCTTGTATATGGAATTTGTGAATATTTTCTACCAGAGTCAGGTCTACCTGCTTCTGTAGCGGCAGGTTTTATTGTGGGCAAAAGAGAAGTAATAGATAAGGAGAAGTTGGATAATCTAATAAGCGAATTAGCACAATTAGCAATAACAGTTCTTTTCCCTCTCTTGGCCGCTGATGTTTCTTGGGGTGAATTGAGTCCCCTAGGCTGGGGAGGGGTTGTTTGCGTTTTTATGTTGATGGTAATTGTTCGTCCTATTTCTATCTGGATAGCAACAATGGGAAGAGAATTAGGATTAAAAGAAAAAGTATTTTTAGCCTGGTTAGCCCCAAGAGGTATTGTTACTGCAGCGGTAGCCTCTCTTTTTTCTATCAGATTAGAACAGGCTGGCATCCTTGGAGCTGGACGACTTCAAGGTTTGGTGTTTCTTACTATATTAATGACAGTAGGAATCCAAGGTCTTACTGCTAAACCTTTGGCGAATCGGCTAGAATTAGGTCAAAAAAATTAGATTTATTTAATACATCTTTCAATTCTTGTGATATCACTTTTACTCTCTGAGAAAAGTTCCCAACTTTGAATTAAATCTGGCCCACTGAGAGAACCAAAAAAGGCTACTCTTAATGATTTCATTAAAATCCCTTTTTTAATATTATGCATTTTTGAAATATCGTTTATTATTTCTTTTGCGTTCTCTTTGTTTAGTTTTACATTATTCCTCTCAATTAAATAATTTAAGATAAGTTTTAGAGATACTTTACTATCAACGTTTTCGAGAAAATCTTGACCCTCTTTTTGAATTGGAGGTAATAAGAAAAATGGTTTTGATTGATCAATGGCGTCTTTTAAAATAGTCATTGAGTCTTTAATTAAAACTACTAATTTTAAAGCCCACTCCTGGGATGGAGGTTCCCACTCCATTTTTTCCCAGTATTTACAAATGATCTTACTTAACTTCACTGATTCCATTTTTTTTATGTATTGAGAATTAATCCAGTTAAGTTTTTCCCAACTGAATTTAGCTCCAGATTTATTTATATCTGATAATTCAAAAATTTTTGATATCTCATCAAGTGAAAGTATTTCACTATCGGAAGATTTTGGTGACCAACCTAGAAAGGCCATATAGTTTGCTAAGGCTTCAGGTAAATATCCCATATCTCTAAATTCGTCGATTGAAGTAACGCAATCTCTTTTGGATAATTTTTTCCCTTCACTATTAAGTATCAGGGGTGTATGTGAAAAAGTTGGCAGTTTGAAATTTAAAGCTTCATAAATCAATATTTGTTTTGCAGTATTAGAGATATGGTCTTCACCTCGAACTACATGAGTGATATTCATGAAGTTATCATCAACTACAACTGCAAGATTATACAAAGGATCTCCAATCTCGTATCCCATAGCCCTTCTTGATAAAACTAAATCACCACCCAAGTCCTTCCCTAGCCATTTGATTTCACCTCTTACCTGATCTATCCATTTGATTTGTTTCTTTTCATCAATTTTAAACCTTATTACGGAAGTCCTTCCTTCAGATATGAATTTTTCTATTTCTTCTTTCGAAAGATTTCTGTGCCTATTATCATGCCTTGGAGGTAATCCTTTCTTTTTTTGTTCTTCCCTTAACTCAAGTATCTCATCTTCTGTTGTAAAGCATCTATACGCAGAGCCAGAATCTAAAAGCTTTTTGATGTATTCTTTGTGAATTGATATTCGGTCACTTTGCTTCAAAGGTTCTTCTTCCCATTCAAGTCCGAGCCATTTCAAGCCTTCTAATATATTTTTTGTGTATTCAGATTTAGATCTAAGAAAATCTGTATCTTCTATTCTGATGAGAAACCTTCCACATATTTTTCGTGCGTACAACCAGTTAAACAATGCTGTTCGAGCAGTACCAATATGAAATAAACCCGTTGGACTTGGGGCTAATCTTAAACGTTTTTCCAAATTTTTCTTAGAAAAAACGGGACCGACGGGATTCGAACCCGCAACTTCCGCCGTGACAGGGCGGTGCTCTAACCAGTTGAACTACGGTCCCAGATTTTTGCTCTATATTTAATTAGAGCGTCATTCTTAAAATTATCAGATCATAATACTTAATTAGTGTTGTTGTAATAAAAAAATTTTATAAATTTAAGGATTTAGAGAAATTGTTAGTTTTAGATGATAAAAACATAGAGAACATTTACTTTTGTGGTCTAAAGCCAGCAGGTTCTATTAACCTAACTTGGTTACCTCTAGCAGTAAATTCTCTTCCTTGATCACTTTGTACAACAACTCTACCACCAGACTTAACTCTGATAACTCTTGCACGAACCCATCCTAAAGCTGCTGATTCAAGGACTTTAACTACGTCCCCAGGTTGAAGATCTAACTCCATCTTATGAAAAATGATTTACATAATGTTGGTCAAACGCGTCGTGGAGGACTTGAACCCCCGACATCAGGTTTTGGAGACCTGCGTTCTACCAACTGAACTAACGACGCATTTAAATGATTATAAGCGCCTTTGTGACCAATAGGTTGGTTACTTTACAACTTTATCGATCAAAGCGTTGTTTAACGCGAGTAGCTTTACCTACTCTATCTCTAAGATAGAATAACTTAGCTCTTCTTACTTTACCTCTACGTTCAACTTTTAGAGAGGCAACTTGTGGACTATGTAGCATAAATACTCTTTCAACACCTATGCCTTGGAAAATTCTTCTAACTGTAATCGTCTGATGGAGACCTCCGTGCCTTTTTGCAATAACAACACCTTCATAAGGTTGAACTCTTTCTTTGTTGCCTTCTGTGATCCTCACACCAACTTTGACAGTGTCCCCTACATAAATTTCAGGTAATTCTTTTTTTAACTGTTCACTTTCAAAATCCTTAATAAGGTTAGATGCACTTAAGGTTTGCTTAATTTCAGAAACCATTTTTTTTTCTTTTTGTTCAACTGCTACATCAACTGATGCGTCAGCTTTAATACCGGTTTCTAATTCCTTCTCTTGTTTCTCTTTGGCCATTTTGGTCTTTTTTGTCCTACAAGTTCTATATCTTAACCTTTTGACTCGCCTTTAGTAACCTTTTTGGTAAATGAAATTGTTTTTGAAAACATTTGGAATCCTGTAAAGAGCATCCATAAAACTCCGAAGGAATTCAATATTACGTATATTAATTCTCCATTATCGCCAAGCCATTCGCCCTCATGGAGAGACATTAACCAATGAACTTGTTCTCTTGAGTAACCTAATAAATCTTTTGAAATCCTGTATAGAAGACCTGTAATTGAAGATAATAATAATGGAAGAAAAACCCAAGGCGCCAAAGCCTTATGAAATTGCCTAGAATTAGATAAAATTTTCATTTTTGTTTCTTTACCATTGTTATTGATAGATTTAAGGTAGCCAAGACCATAATGGCTATTTTGAACATATTTACCTATTACTATTATTTATTCCAATGAGACATTTTGCAGATCTTTTGTTAAATAAAAATAATTCCAAGGCTGTTGATCAAGTTCCTTTTATTCAGAGAAGGAGAGGAATAGAAATAAAGTCTTCACGTGAAATAAATTTGATGAAAAAATCTAGCAGGATTGTAGCAACTGTTTTGAGGGAGATTAATGACTTAATTAAACCTGGAATGAGCACTAAAGACTTAGATGATTTCGCGGAAAAGAGAATAAAAAGTTTTGGAGCTGTGCCAAGTTTTAAGGGTTACCATGGTTTCCCTTCTAGTATTTGCTCTAGCATTAATAATGAAGTTGTTCATGGAATACCAAATAAAAATAAAATAATTAAAAATGGTGACTTAGTAAAAATTGATACAGGAGCATATTTAGACGGCTTTCATGGAGATAGTTGCATATCAATTTGTGTTGGAGAAGTCAGTCAAAAGGCTCAAAATCTTAGCGATGTAGCTCATAAAGCATTGTATGCAGGGCTTTCGAAAATCAAAGCAGGGAACACACTTTTAGATGTGGCCGGGGAGATCGAAGACATTGTTTTAAAAAATGGCTTTAGTGTTGTGGAAGACTATACAGGACATGGAGTTGGAAGAAATCTTCATGAAGAACCATCAGTATTTAATTTTCGGACAAAAGAATTGCCTAACGTCGTCCTTCGTGAAGGAATGACGTTAGCTGTGGAACCTATTGTTAATGAAGGGACTAAATTTTGCAAAACATTAAGTGATAAATGGACTGTTATAACGAAAGACGGAAAATTATCAGCGCAATGGGAGCATACAATAGTTGTTTTAAAAGATGGGATTGAAATATTGACGGATAGAGATTTCTAACTACTTGGATTTGTATTTATAAATAATTAGACAATATAAAAAGTTAAAGAATTCTTTCAGTGGAAAAAGTATATATGTTAATGGGTTTGGACTAATTATTACTAAATAACGATTTGAATTAGCTAGATCATAAATTTTTCTAGAGACAAATTTGGGACTCATAATTCCGATAGGATTAAGCTCTGATTTAAAAGGTCCTAAGATGATTTTTTTGATAATTAATTTTTTCTTTATATCTTTGTTGAGAAGATTTTTTTTAAAGGAAACTAATTGCCCAATAAGGGATTTACTTATCTCATATGATGGATTCAAGGCAGGTAATATCTCAGCTTCAGATGTATTTATCCAAATCTCTTTTTTTATTAATGACTCATTTGTTAATGCGATATCTTCAAATAAATTTAAAAATTTGAATTTACTTAATGCATTAATTTCTATTGAGTTTTCATAATTGGAATTTTCTCTGCTCAAATTATAAATGCCATGGTTCAATATTAAAATATCAATTTTTTTTAGATGATTTTTTAGTATCGATTCCTTCCCACATTCCCATTTAATCCATTCATTAGGAGTTTCAAGATTTATGTCAGTATTAGTCTTACTATGTGTAAAACCAATAACTCTATATCCTTTCTGACGAAACAATTTTGTTAGTTCTTTCCCTAGTGCACCTGAAGCTCCAGTAATCCCTACAGTTTTTTCTTTTTTTATTGAATTTTTCATTTTGGTTGATTTTGATGAAATATCAAATTACTAAAATTAATGTACATGAAAAAAAATATCAATATATTTATTTGATTAAAACTCATAAATAAATAATTGTTTAGTTCAAAAAAAATATTATCTTGAACCTATTGATAAAAATTTTTTCTAAATTATGAGCGATATATTATTAATTGGTTCATGTGAGCCATTTAGTGGTAAGTCTGCATTAGTTCTTGGGATAGCAAAAAGACTTTTACAGAATAAAAAAAAAGTTCGAATTGGGAAACCATTAGCAACATGTATTGAACTCACTAATCTTCCCTCAATGTCTTATGAAGGACTAATAGATGATGATGTTAAGTTTATTGGTTCTACATTAAATTTAGAGGAAGAGAATTTAATTTCTTCAGTAGGATTATTGGATGATATTTCAGCTGAAAAAAGAATTTTTAATAAAGACTTGCATCCAGGAAAAGGTTTTGATCAAATAAAGGAATTGGTTAATGATGATTTTGAAGGATTGAATATTTTAGAGGCCGCTGGAAGTCTTTATGAAGGAATGATTTATGGTTTAAGCTTACCCCAATTAGCTGAGAGTTTAGAAGCGAAAGTCTTAATTGTGAATTTATGGGAAGATTGTAAAAGCGTAGATGCATTACTTGATGCGAAAAAACAATTAGGAGAGCATTTGGCGGGAGTGGTGCTGAATGCAGTTTTGCCTCAAGAAGTCGAAAAAGTTAAAAATGAAATAATACCTTGTCTTAAGGAAATGAATATTGAAGTGTTTGGAGTATTACCTAAATCCCCACTTCTCAGAAGTGTTACAGTAGGCGAGCTCGTAAGGAGATTAGATGCCCAAGTAATTTGCTGCCCCGAAAAAGATCAATTACTTGTTGAGACACTCAGTATTGGTGCAATGGGCGTAAATTCCGCAATGGAATTTTTTAGAAGAAGGAGAAATATGGCAGTAGTTACTGGCGCTGAAAGAACTGATATCCAGCTTGCAGCCTTGGAAGCATCTACTCAATGTCTAATTTTAACTGGCTTGGGCGAACCACTATCACAATTAATTCATAGGGCGGAGGAATTGGAGGTACCAATTTTAAAAGTGGAATTAGATACTCTTTCTTCCGTAGAAATAATTGAACAAGCTTTTGGACATGTAAGAATACATGAATCAATCAAAGCTTCTTATGCCTTTCAATTAGTACAGGAGCATGTAAATCTGAAAAGAATTCTTGAAAAGATTGATTTTCCCTGCAATTTTTCAGAAAAATGCTAATTTCAAATATAGGAACAATTTTATTTTGAGTCGCTCTTTAGATCTACCAGCAACCGAAGGCGTTGATACCTTAGCTCAAGAACTCGCAAAACTCCAAGATAATGGGAAAAGGAGAATTGCTTTTTTGGGCAGTAGACATGTTCCAGTCGTAGATATCCACTTAATTGAATTGATAGCAAGATCTTTAGCAGAGGAGGGCAATGATATCCTTACATCTGGATCTCAGGGTGTAAATGCAGCGGTAATTCGAGCTGTCTTAGATATTAATCCATCATTATTGACTGTCTTATTACCACAAAGCCTTGATAAACAAATACCTGAAATTAAGCTTCAACTTGAAAGAGTTATGCATTTGGTTGAAAAAAGTGAAAATGATGAATTACCTTTACCTCTTGCAAGTAGCCTGTGTAATCAAGAAATTATTACTAGGTGCGATCAATTAATATGTTTTGCTTTTCACGATAGTGAAACTTTACTAAATAGTTGTAGATGCGCCGAAGAAATGGGAAAAATGGTAAGTTTATTATTTTTTGATTAAAAAAATCAATTTGCCATTTATTTAAACTAATTTATGGTATTAGTATTCATGCGTTTAAAAAATTACGATGGCAGAAAGTTTTTCATTTGATGTAGTTTCTGATTTTGAGAGACAGGAATTAGTTAATACTTTGGATCAAGTAAAAAGGGAAATTTCTCAACGTTACGATCTTAAAGGAACCGATACAGCAGTTGATTTAGATGATAATAATATTTTTATTACTACTAATAGTGAACTAACCTTAAACGCTGTTATCGATATAATTAGACAAAAGGCAATAAAGAGAAAATTATCTTTAAAAATCTTCGATTATGGTGAAATTTCAACAGTTAGTGGTAATAAAGTAAGGCAAACAATTCTATTAAAACAAGGTATTAAACAAGAAATAGCCAAAAAAATAAGTAAAAGTATTAGAGATCAAATAAAAAAAGTTAATGTAAGTATTAACGGAGAGACTTTAAGAGTCTCAAGCAAGAGTAAAAATGATCTTCAGTTAGCTATTAGATTAGTAAGTGAATTGGAAGAGTCTTTGAACATTCCTCTGAAACCTAATAACTTTAGATAAGATCTTCAGTAAGATTTTTTTATTCATGGCTGATTATTCAGATTCTTTAATTTCATCATTGATTAAGAAAGTAAAAGAGTATCCTCGTTTTTCAAAAGAAGAAATAGAGAAATTTTGTTGGATGGCCGTTCATGAGCATAAGCATGGTGTTCTACCATCTGAATATGATATTAGGGAGATAGATGAGGACCTTTATTTACAACTTTTGGAAGAATTAAAATCGAATATTTAAAAATTAAATTTTATATTTCGCAATTATTAAAAAAATATTTTAATTAAATGCCTTATTAATGCACTAATTAGTCTATTTAAATATGATTAATTAAAAGAAAAAATTTAATGTCAACATCCTTTAAAAATGTCACACCAACAGGTCCTGGTGGCACTGCAACATTATTGATTGTATTGTCTTTTACCGGCTTTCTTTTACTTACCCAATCTCTTTTTGTTGTTCCCTCTGGACAAGTTGCAGTAGTTACAACATTAGGGAAAGTAAGTGGCCCCTCAAGAAGAGCTGGTTTAAACTTTAAACTCCCATTCATTCAGTCTGTATACCCATTTGATATTAAAACTCAAGTTCAACCAGAAAAATTTGAAACTTTAACTAAAGATCTTCAGGTTATTAGGGCTACAGCTACTGTTAAGTATTCAGTGAAACCCAACGAAGCAGGTAGAATTTTTGCAACAATTGCAAGTAGAAATAGCGATGTTTATCAAAAAATTGTTCAACCATCATTACTTAAAGCTTTAAAATCAGTTTTTTCTCAATATGAGCTAGAAACAATAGCAACTGAATTTGCAGTAATATCTGAAAAAGTAGGAGATACGGTAGCACAAGAACTTAATTCATTCGATTATGTAGATGTTAAAAGCTTAGATCTAACGGGATTAGAGATCGCTGAAGAATACAGAGCTGCTATTGAACAAAAGCAAATAGCTGGGCAGCAATTACTTAGAGCAAAAACAGAAGTGGAAATTGCAGAACAAGAAGCGCTTAGGTATGAGACATTAAATAGAAGTCTCGACGATCAAGTGCTTTTCAAATTATTCCTTGATAAATGGGATGGTAGTACACAGGTTGTTCCTGGCCTACCAGGTTCAGAGGGAGGTAGCCCACCGGTAATAGTTGGTGGTAGAAGATAATTATTCAAATTAACTTTTCTTAGGAATTTATCATTTACTCATTTTTATTAAACTAATTTCAGTAAATGATTATTTTTTTATTGCATTAAAAGATTGATCAAAAGCCTCAATAGTTTTATCAATTTCTTGTTCGCTATGAGCCAGTGATGTGAAACCAGCTTCAAAAGGACTAGGAGCTAGGTAAATTCCTCGTTGAAGCATCTCTCTATGCAACTTACCAAAAAGTTCAGCATCATTTGTTTTAGCCTCAGCAAAGTTTCTAACTGGCCCATCACATAGAAAAAATCCAAACATAGCGCTTACATTCCCCCCGTTAATAGCAACACCATTATTTTCGGCAGAATCAATTATTCCTTCGATTAATCTAGAGGTTGTTGCATCAAGTTTTTCATAGGTACCTTCTTGTTTAAGAAGTTCAAGAGTTTTTATTCCAGCAGTCATTGCGAGTGGGTTTCCGCTCAAAGTGCCTGCCTGATAAACGGGTCCTGATGGAGCTACCATTGACATTATTTCTTTCTTGCCTCCGTAAGCTCCAACAGGTAGGCCTCCACCAATTACTTTTCCAAGTGTGGTTAAATCGGGAGTAACCCCAAATTTTTCTTGAGCTCCTCCATAACTTATTCTGAAACCAGTCATTACTTCATCAAAAACTAATAAAGATCCATTCTCAGTTGTTAATTCTCTTAATCCTTCCAAGAATCCTGGTTCTGGAGTAATAAATCCTGCATTACCAACAATAGGCTCAAGAATAACGCCAGAAATAGCATCAGGATTTTCAGAAAATAATTTTTTTACTGCTTCAAGATCATTGTAGGGAGCAGTAAGTGTGTTGGCAGTTGTTGTTCGTGGAACACCTGGAGAATCAGGTAAACCTAAAGTGGCCACCCCTGATCCTGCCTTGACTAAAAACATATCTGCATGGCCGTGGTAGCAACCGTCGAATTTAATGACTTTATCTCTTCCAGTAAATGCACGCATGAGCCTCAAAACAGCCATGCAAGCCTCAGTTCCACTATTGACAAATCTAACCATCTCTACAGATGGAACTGCATCTATTACCATTTCAGCAAGCTTATTCTCTAAAACGCATGGAGCACCAAAGCTAGTTCCTTTTTCAATTGCTTCTTGTAATGCAATTATAACTTCAGGGTGGGCATGACCACATATAGCCGGCCCCCAACTTCCTATATAG
This sequence is a window from Prochlorococcus marinus XMU1419. Protein-coding genes within it:
- the map gene encoding type I methionyl aminopeptidase; protein product: MRHFADLLLNKNNSKAVDQVPFIQRRRGIEIKSSREINLMKKSSRIVATVLREINDLIKPGMSTKDLDDFAEKRIKSFGAVPSFKGYHGFPSSICSSINNEVVHGIPNKNKIIKNGDLVKIDTGAYLDGFHGDSCISICVGEVSQKAQNLSDVAHKALYAGLSKIKAGNTLLDVAGEIEDIVLKNGFSVVEDYTGHGVGRNLHEEPSVFNFRTKELPNVVLREGMTLAVEPIVNEGTKFCKTLSDKWTVITKDGKLSAQWEHTIVVLKDGIEILTDRDF
- a CDS encoding phosphotransacetylase family protein, whose translation is MSDILLIGSCEPFSGKSALVLGIAKRLLQNKKKVRIGKPLATCIELTNLPSMSYEGLIDDDVKFIGSTLNLEEENLISSVGLLDDISAEKRIFNKDLHPGKGFDQIKELVNDDFEGLNILEAAGSLYEGMIYGLSLPQLAESLEAKVLIVNLWEDCKSVDALLDAKKQLGEHLAGVVLNAVLPQEVEKVKNEIIPCLKEMNIEVFGVLPKSPLLRSVTVGELVRRLDAQVICCPEKDQLLVETLSIGAMGVNSAMEFFRRRRNMAVVTGAERTDIQLAALEASTQCLILTGLGEPLSQLIHRAEELEVPILKVELDTLSSVEIIEQAFGHVRIHESIKASYAFQLVQEHVNLKRILEKIDFPCNFSEKC
- a CDS encoding SDR family oxidoreductase yields the protein MKNSIKKEKTVGITGASGALGKELTKLFRQKGYRVIGFTHSKTNTDINLETPNEWIKWECGKESILKNHLKKIDILILNHGIYNLSRENSNYENSIEINALSKFKFLNLFEDIALTNESLIKKEIWINTSEAEILPALNPSYEISKSLIGQLVSFKKNLLNKDIKKKLIIKKIILGPFKSELNPIGIMSPKFVSRKIYDLANSNRYLVIISPNPLTYILFPLKEFFNFLYCLIIYKYKSK
- a CDS encoding DNA recombination-mediator protein A, with the protein product MSRSLDLPATEGVDTLAQELAKLQDNGKRRIAFLGSRHVPVVDIHLIELIARSLAEEGNDILTSGSQGVNAAVIRAVLDINPSLLTVLLPQSLDKQIPEIKLQLERVMHLVEKSENDELPLPLASSLCNQEIITRCDQLICFAFHDSETLLNSCRCAEEMGKMVSLLFFD
- a CDS encoding prohibitin family protein, producing MSTSFKNVTPTGPGGTATLLIVLSFTGFLLLTQSLFVVPSGQVAVVTTLGKVSGPSRRAGLNFKLPFIQSVYPFDIKTQVQPEKFETLTKDLQVIRATATVKYSVKPNEAGRIFATIASRNSDVYQKIVQPSLLKALKSVFSQYELETIATEFAVISEKVGDTVAQELNSFDYVDVKSLDLTGLEIAEEYRAAIEQKQIAGQQLLRAKTEVEIAEQEALRYETLNRSLDDQVLFKLFLDKWDGSTQVVPGLPGSEGGSPPVIVGGRR
- a CDS encoding PepSY domain-containing protein — translated: MKILSNSRQFHKALAPWVFLPLLLSSITGLLYRISKDLLGYSREQVHWLMSLHEGEWLGDNGELIYVILNSFGVLWMLFTGFQMFSKTISFTKKVTKGESKG
- a CDS encoding YajQ family cyclic di-GMP-binding protein, with product MAESFSFDVVSDFERQELVNTLDQVKREISQRYDLKGTDTAVDLDDNNIFITTNSELTLNAVIDIIRQKAIKRKLSLKIFDYGEISTVSGNKVRQTILLKQGIKQEIAKKISKSIRDQIKKVNVSINGETLRVSSKSKNDLQLAIRLVSELEESLNIPLKPNNFR
- the rplS gene encoding 50S ribosomal protein L19, whose amino-acid sequence is MAKEKQEKELETGIKADASVDVAVEQKEKKMVSEIKQTLSASNLIKDFESEQLKKELPEIYVGDTVKVGVRITEGNKERVQPYEGVVIAKRHGGLHQTITVRRIFQGIGVERVFMLHSPQVASLKVERRGKVRRAKLFYLRDRVGKATRVKQRFDR